In Streptomyces sp. NBC_01551, one DNA window encodes the following:
- a CDS encoding SIMPL domain-containing protein, with translation MTQDAAHQPYGTPEVPRVAVRGEARLEVDPEIARIGITVSARGTDRRTALEDLTRRNNSVLDLIKSYGEPVEKLETGAFSITPELTRHGRAERVRAYHGRVHITAELNDFTALGELTTRLADLELTRVDGPWWALRPTSPAHGQARRQAVLEAVQRAREYAEALGARLAALVELADLGAENAIALSAAAPGGTMRSMAYGGAEDAGAPPLDLEPQRQTVFAQVNARFTMTPPQL, from the coding sequence ATGACTCAGGACGCAGCCCACCAGCCCTACGGAACCCCCGAAGTCCCCCGCGTCGCAGTCCGGGGCGAAGCCCGGCTCGAAGTCGACCCCGAGATCGCCCGCATCGGGATCACCGTCAGCGCCCGCGGCACCGACCGCCGCACCGCCCTCGAAGACCTCACCCGACGCAACAACTCCGTACTCGACCTCATCAAGAGCTACGGCGAACCCGTCGAAAAACTCGAAACCGGCGCCTTCTCCATCACCCCCGAACTCACCCGCCACGGCCGCGCCGAACGCGTCCGCGCCTACCACGGACGAGTGCACATCACCGCCGAGCTCAACGACTTCACCGCTCTGGGTGAACTCACCACCCGCCTCGCCGACCTCGAACTCACCCGCGTCGACGGACCCTGGTGGGCCCTGCGCCCCACCTCACCCGCCCACGGCCAGGCCCGCCGCCAGGCCGTACTCGAAGCCGTCCAGCGCGCCCGCGAATACGCCGAAGCCCTCGGCGCCCGCCTCGCCGCCCTCGTCGAACTCGCCGACCTCGGCGCCGAGAACGCCATCGCCCTCAGCGCCGCCGCCCCCGGCGGCACGATGCGCTCCATGGCCTACGGCGGAGCCGAGGACGCCGGCGCCCCGCCCCTCGATCTCGAACCCCAGCGGCAGACCGTATTCGCCCAGGTCAACGCCCGTTTCACGATGACCCCGCCGCAACTCTGA